In one Chroicocephalus ridibundus chromosome Z, bChrRid1.1, whole genome shotgun sequence genomic region, the following are encoded:
- the LOC134508527 gene encoding interferon-like, with product MPAPATHHTRLRHGAPTLLLLLTALATTLACRHLPPCHSTFPWDSLSILRDMAPRPPQPCQHQQAPFPFPDTLLHNSHPQQAAATARHILDNLFATLSAQSTPQHWDDQARHRLLNNLHRHSQQLQQCLAPNGTLSQGQGPRNRTLTISKYFRRIHNFLHTHNHSACAWDHVRLEVRASFQRLHNLTRTMCN from the coding sequence atgCCTGCGCCCGCAACCCACCACACCCGCCTGCGCCACGGCGCCCCgacgctcctgctcctcctgacggCTCTCGCCACCACCCTCGCCTGCcgccacctgcctccctgccactccaccttcccctgggacagcctcagcatcctccgGGACATGGCTCCCAGaccgccacagccctgccaacaccaacaggcgcccttccccttccccgacaccctcctccacaacagccacccacagcaagccgccgccaccgcccgacaCATCCTCGACAACCTCTTCGCCACCCTCAGCGCACAGAGCACCCCCCAACACTGGGACGACCAGGCACGCCATCGCCTCCTCAACAACCTCCaccgccacagccagcagctccagcaatgcCTCGCACCCAACGGCACGCTCTCCCAAGGACAAGGGCCCCGCAACCGCACGCTCACCATCAGCAAATACTTCAggcgcatccacaacttcctccacacccacaaccacaGCGCCTGCGCCTGGGACCACGTCCGCCTCGAAGTTCGCGCCTCTTTCCAGCGCCTCCACAACCTCACCCGCACCATGTGCAATTAG
- the LOC134508429 gene encoding interferon-like encodes MPAPTTHHTRLRHGAPTLLLLLTALATTLACRHLPPCHSTFPWDSLSILRDMAPRPPQPCQHQQAPFPFPDTLLHNSHPQQAAATARHILDNLFATLSAQSTPQHWDDQARHRLLNNLHRHSQQLQQCLAPNGTLSQGQGPRNRTLTISKYFRRIHNFLHTHNHSACAWDHVRLEVRASFQRLHNLTRTMCN; translated from the coding sequence atgCCTGCGCCCACAACCCACCACACCCGCCTGCGCCACGGCGCCCCgacgctcctgctcctcctgacggCTCTCGCCACCACCCTCGCCTGCcgccacctgcctccctgccactccaccttcccctgggacagcctcagcatcctccgGGACATGGCTCCCAGaccgccacagccctgccaacaccaacaggcgcccttccccttccccgacaccctcctccacaacagccacccacagcaagccgccgccaccgcccgacaCATCCTCGACAACCTCTTCGCCACCCTCAGCGCACAGAGCACCCCCCAACACTGGGACGACCAGGCACGCCATCGCCTCCTCAACAACCTCCaccgccacagccagcagctccagcaatgcCTCGCACCCAACGGCACGCTCTCCCAAGGACAAGGGCCCCGCAACCGCACGCTCACCATCAGCAAATACTTCAggcgcatccacaacttcctccacacccacaaccacaGCGCCTGCGCCTGGGACCACGTCCGCCTCGAAGTTCGCGCCTCTTTCCAGCGCCTCCACAACCTCACCCGCACCATGTGCAATTAG
- the LOC134508970 gene encoding interferon-like, whose product MPAPATHHTRLRHGAPTLLLLLTALATTLACRHLPPCHSTFPWDSLSILRDMAPRPPQPCQHQQAPFPFPDTLLHNSHPQQAAATARHILDNLFATLSAQSTPQHWDDQARHRLLNNLHRHSQQLQQCLAPNGTLSQGQGPRNRTLTINKYFGRIHNFLHTHNHSACAWDHVRLEVRASFQRLHNLTRTMCN is encoded by the coding sequence atgCCTGCGCCCGCAACCCACCACACCCGCCTGCGCCACGGCGCCCCgacgctcctgctcctcctgacggCTCTCGCCACCACCCTCGCCTGCcgccacctgcctccctgccactccaccttcccctgggacagcctcagcatcctccgGGACATGGCTCCCAGaccgccacagccctgccaacaccaacaggcgcccttccccttccccgacaccctcctccacaacagccacccacagcaagccgccgccaccgcccgacaCATCCTCGACAACCTCTTCGCCACCCTCAGCGCACAGAGCACCCCCCAACACTGGGACGACCAGGCACGCCATCGCCTCCTCAACAACCTCCaccgccacagccagcagctccagcaatgcCTCGCACCCAACGGCACGCTCTCCCAAGGACAAGGGCCCCGCAACCGCACGCTCACCATCAACAAATACTTCGggcgcatccacaacttcctccacacccacaaccacaGCGCCTGCGCCTGGGACCACGTCCGCCTCGAAGTTCGCGCCTCTTTCCAGCGCCTCCACAACCTCACCCGCACCATGTGCAATTAG